The Vigna angularis cultivar LongXiaoDou No.4 chromosome 9, ASM1680809v1, whole genome shotgun sequence DNA window TGCTGCCACCCAATGTGATTCAGTTGGACAAGACATGAATCTGCTAATTAAACTTACTCCATACATAATATCTGGACGAGTAGTCAAGTACATTAGACTGCCAACTACTTGCTTAAACATGGTTGGATCAATTTTAGTCCCTGCAACATCCTTTGACAGTTTTGTACCTGGGACAATAGGATTCTTTACTGCATTGCTATTCTCCATGCCAAACCTTGCTAGTATCTCATgagtatattttctttgacaAATAAAAATTCCATTTGAATTTTGCacaacctctattccaagaaaatacCTCATTCTTCCTAAATCAGACATGTCAAACTCTGACATCattgactttttaaattcatcacataTGCCCCAATCATTTCCAGTATATatcaaatcatcaacataaaggcttacaattaaaattttacctccctcttttgattttgtaaaaagaGTATGTTCACAGTAGCACCTTTCAAAGCCTTTACGAGAAAAATAATTCTCTATCTTACTGTACCATGCTCTTGGGGCCTGTTTAAGGCCATACAATGCCTTTCTTAATTTGTAAACTTTGTCTTCTTCCCCTTTCTTGACAAAACCAATAGGTTGTTGCACATAAATATCTTCCTTGAGTTCACCATGAAGGAAGGCACTTTTCACATCTACTTGAAAAACTGGCCAACTATAATGAGCTGCTAATGCAAGTATGATGCGAATAGTGTCAAGCCGAGCAACCGGGGCAAACACCTATGTGTAATCAACTCCAAATTCCAATACTGTTTGGAACGTAGTAAATTTTCCATCAACTTTGCCCAATGATCATAATGACCAGCAAATTTTGGGATTGCAGGTTGCACATACTTATCATTCTCTGCCATTCTGTTTTCACActctttttgaaataaatttgttgTTTCTTTCCACTCACTCACCACTATTTCTCTCACTCTCAAGGAGATTTAGGATCAGGCCCCTATATaggagctctgataccaattgttaacTGAGAATAATATACTCACTTAAGGTATGTGCTGCATAATCTCttattattaacaaaacatAAGTTGGCTTATAAAGCCAAAATACAGAGATAACTAACCGAAAAAGAAGGACCGAAAGCACTGTATCCACCCACGATTTTTCATCCTAAAATTACGTGAATGGTTAACTGATATAGATTTAATCTGCATATCCTAGAAAATAGGATTGCACAACTTATTTTAACAAACTGGAAACAGactaacataaaataaatatctccTAAACCAACCAACACAGTCAAGATGCTAATTCATGACATTGTATCTGTTATCAGCCATTATCGCTACTGCAATTTTCTTTAGTTGGAGTTCTGTTTGgacaaatttcttcaaaatactttaggtgagaaaaattaaaaaagagaagGTAAGTTAGATTAGCTCATTGcacaaagtaaaagataaaaaaaaaaacaaaaacaaaaagttatATAAGAACAATTCTACAAATTTGggtatgtataaattaattttaaccgAAAAAAACTAGAAGATTGTCCAAACGACCCCTAATGGATTTTCTAAACTCAACAAAATGAACACAAAAATGATTACAAAAGCACGAGATACCAGAGTCAATGACTATCCACTTTCCTCCCTCTTCCCCTTCTACACTCGGTAGCATCATTCGTTCAGCTCCTCTCTGTTTCTGTTTGGCCTGGTTAATTACACAAATATACATAAGtcggaagaaaaacaaaaatgaaaaccacTTTTGAGTTTCAATCGAAAATCAATGCAAATATAGCGATAAAAAGGACGAAGGAAGGAGGGTGTGGTGCCTTGTAAATTAGGGCTTGGGCTATGTTCTTGACGTGCCAGGTGGACCTGCCAGTGGCGAGAACCATGAAATCGGCCCAATCGCAGTGCTTGGGAACCGATATCACCTTAACGTCGTCAGCTTTGATATCCAACAGAACCTTCTCGATCTCCGGCAGATCCAGAAGGCAATTACGGCCGTCAATGGCGGACAAAGAACAGAACCctaccttcttcttccatggttgatgaagaagaagggcCTCTGCATATCGCAAACACGTTCTAGTTCGAAGAAGCCCCCACATTCCAGTTCCACGCTCAAATCAAACTAGAGCAGTACGAGTGAGTTTGTGAATaggaaaatgttatttggaaaACGTTTTTTTAACACTgttttgacaacgccacgtgtcaGCGCTTCATTGGCTTAGTGATTTGAAATGAAAACAGAGAAAGGGTTACGGGGCGAGGGGTAGTTTGGGATTTCCaggtta harbors:
- the LOC108345066 gene encoding protein Iojap-related, mitochondrial, yielding MWGLLRTRTCLRYAEALLLHQPWKKKVGFCSLSAIDGRNCLLDLPEIEKVLLDIKADDVKVISVPKHCDWADFMVLATGRSTWHVKNIAQALIYKAKQKQRGAERMMLPSVEGEEGGKWIVIDSGKVIVHALDEKARAYYNLEGLWTRGTIQNEPDGDLQKALVKVRRKNNSKKPAQKNT